The Chloroflexota bacterium sequence AACAGGTCAGCCCTCAGGGTCGGGTCGTACAGCCAGTCGACTTGGGGCACCTGGAAGGAGAGGGGAAACGTGCTATCCGTCCAGGGCTCGGTCGCCGCTTGAGCGATCCATCCCTCGGGATACGACAGCGAGATCCCATGATGCGTCGAGGTGAAGCTCTGGGTCAGCGGCGGAGCGGATGCCGGCGACAGCGTCGGCTCGGCGGTCGCCGAAGGCGATGGAGTTGCCTCCGGAGGACTCCCGGTATTTGGGCCGGGTAGGAAATTGATTCCCACGACGACTGCAAGGGCGATGACAACCGCCGCGATGCCGAAGCGGACGATGTTGCTGTTCATGGGCGGGAACCTCCGCGCCAGCCAACCGGCTCGGCGCTGGGGGGTCGCGGGGACTTGGTCGAGCACGAGGTCCAGGACGCGGTCCGGGAGCGCATTCACGCCCTCGTCCATCCACGACCGAACGATGCGCTCGACGTCGCGTTCAGTGCTCATTGCGAGCCTTCCCGTCGGGTCGGGCGTGCGTCGGCATCGAGCGCCGCGCGCAGGCCGCGCATCGCGTAATGAAGTCTTGAACGGACCGTTCCCTCGGGCACGCCGAGTGCTTCGGCGACCTCCGAGAGCGGCAGGTCGAGGTAGTGGTGCAACACCACCACCGCACGATGATCGATGGAGAGCCGCCGGAAGCCGCGCTCGAGCTGGTCGCGATCAATGACCAGGCTCGTGCCATCCGCCGTTGTCGGCTCATCAGCCGGCAGGAGTCGAAGGTTGGATGCCGAGCGACGAGTCCGGCGGGCCTCGGCGTAGCAGGCGCGCACGAGGAGCCGGTACGACCAGGCGTCAAAGCGCGCCGGGTCGCGCAGCTGCGGGAGGTCTCGCCAGACGTTCAGCAGCGCCTGCTGCGTCGCGTCTTCGGCGAGGTCAATGTCGCGCAGGATCCTGTGCGCCACCGCATGGAGCCGATCGCCCACGGCCACGGCGAGGCTTGTGAAAGCCTCTTCGTCGCCGTGCTGCGCTCTGATCACGAGCTCGGTGTCCATGCCTCGTCCGCATCGTGCGCCAGTCAGTCCGGCGCATTCACACGGTATGGGCACGGGAGCGCCAGGGGCGACTCAATCTTGGCTTGATAACTGCCACTTATCGTCATGCACCGATGGGGTGGTATCCGTGCCGTGGCATTGGTCCCGCTTATCAGGTGGCACCGCCGCGGGCGCATCGGTGCAGGAGCATAAGCCTGGCTTATGTCGAGCCTTGTCCTACCATCTGAACCGATGCGATTCCAGATGCTGCCGCGCGGATCGTGGCCCGACTTCCTGGACCTGCCGTGGTCGGAGCCGCTGGCAGGCTGGGAGTCGCCGCGCATCGTTGAGGTGGCACGCGGCATCAGCCGCCACGTCGTGCGCTTCGTGGACTACGACGGCCAGCTGTACGCCCTCAAGGAGCTGCCCGAGCCTCTCGCCGAGCGTGAATACCGGCTGCTGCGAGAACTGGCAGCGGAATCGGTCCCAGTGGTCGAGGCGGTCGGGGTGGTCAGCGGACGCGAGGACCTGGACGCGGCGCTGATCACACG is a genomic window containing:
- a CDS encoding sigma-70 family RNA polymerase sigma factor produces the protein MDTELVIRAQHGDEEAFTSLAVAVGDRLHAVAHRILRDIDLAEDATQQALLNVWRDLPQLRDPARFDAWSYRLLVRACYAEARRTRRSASNLRLLPADEPTTADGTSLVIDRDQLERGFRRLSIDHRAVVVLHHYLDLPLSEVAEALGVPEGTVRSRLHYAMRGLRAALDADARPTRREGSQ